One genomic region from Flagellimonas oceani encodes:
- a CDS encoding efflux RND transporter permease subunit: MLNKIIKYFLENKLVTVLVLIMLVTWGIVTSPFNWNTGFLPKDPVPVDAIPDIGENQQIVFTQWPGRSPQDIEDQISYPMTTYLLGIPGVKTIRSSSIFGFSSIYIIFDDDVEFYWSRSRILEKLNSLPTGLLPDGVTPTLGPDATALGQVYWYTLEGRDKDGNPTGGWDLHEIRTAQDFYVKYGLNAVDGVSEVASIGGYVQEYQVDVNPDALKAYNIPLYKVMEAVRKSNRDVGAKTIEVNQAEYLVRGLGYVKNTEDIEKAVVAVFDNVPVRIKDIGVVSLGPATRRGVLDKGGAEVVGGVVVARYGSNPLAVINNVKDKIKEIAPGLPKKTLANGVVSQLTVIPFYDRTQLIHETIGTLENALSHEILISIIVVLVLVLNLRASVIISSLLPVGVLMTFIVMQYAGVDANVVALSGIAIAIGVMVDVGIVFVENIIRHLEMPENHGAKGKELIQVIYRATVEVASAITTALATTVVSFVPVFAMQSAEGKLFRPLAFTKTFALLSAFVLGIVVLPALAHFVLGVDYDKKRVRRFWSILLISTGLIFAFYAQMWLPLVISLIGLNNLMEPKWPEHYKSFPNYINLGLTVFIASFFLTEEWMPLGPQNGIVVNYFFVLFLVGIILAALMGIVHFYTPVLKWCLENKGKFMLIPFVTLFFGVLVWLGFDSTFGIVAKGFESVGWKSVRQTSGWQAASKRFPGIGSEFMPSLNEGSFLLMPTSMPHSGVEYNKRVVGQLDMLLGSIPEVDLVVGKLGRVESALDPAPISMYENIINYKPEFIVNEDGHRVRYKVDRKDRFITQHKDTLTNEEALQRGIAEKDLIVDEDGEFFRNWRPHIKSPNDIWDEIVKVTKIPGITSAPKLQPIETRLVMLQTGMRAPMGIKVFGPDLKTIEDFGMQLEGILKEVPSVKAEAAFADRIVGKPYLHLNINRDGISRYGLNIEDVQQSIETAIGGMKITSTVEGRERFPVRVRYPRELRDDPESLKKILIPTPVGAQIPLSQVVDFEYVRGPQAIKSENTFLVGYVLFDKRDGFAEVDVVNDAQEAIQKKIDAGELTVPAGISYKFSGSYENQIRAVKRLSIVIPISLIVIFLLLFFQFKTVIASSIHFSGVFVAFAGGFIMLWLYGQDWFMNFAIAGVNMRDLFQMHTINLSVAVWVGFIALFGIATDDGVIMGTYIHQVFEEKNPQTVPDVRAAVLEAGKKRVRPAMMTAAVAIIALLPILTSTGKGADIMIPMAIPTFGGMTIQIMTMFVVPVLQAYWRETVIKNRNKALKKIQ; the protein is encoded by the coding sequence ATGCTCAATAAAATCATAAAATACTTTTTAGAGAACAAACTGGTGACCGTTCTCGTTTTAATAATGTTGGTTACCTGGGGGATTGTCACTTCCCCCTTCAATTGGAATACGGGCTTTTTGCCCAAAGACCCGGTGCCCGTGGATGCCATTCCCGATATTGGGGAAAACCAGCAAATTGTTTTCACGCAATGGCCCGGACGTTCGCCACAAGATATCGAGGATCAGATTTCTTATCCAATGACGACCTATTTACTGGGGATTCCAGGAGTGAAAACAATCCGTAGTTCATCCATCTTTGGATTTTCCAGTATCTATATCATTTTTGATGATGATGTGGAATTTTATTGGTCGCGTTCCCGGATCCTGGAAAAATTGAATTCACTTCCCACGGGTCTGTTGCCCGATGGCGTTACCCCGACTTTGGGTCCCGACGCCACGGCATTGGGACAGGTATATTGGTATACCTTGGAAGGAAGGGACAAGGATGGCAACCCTACGGGAGGATGGGATCTGCACGAGATACGGACCGCCCAGGATTTTTATGTGAAATATGGATTGAATGCCGTGGACGGGGTGTCCGAAGTGGCTTCGATCGGGGGTTATGTCCAAGAATATCAAGTGGATGTAAATCCGGATGCCCTAAAGGCCTATAATATCCCCTTATACAAGGTCATGGAGGCCGTACGGAAGTCGAACAGGGATGTGGGCGCCAAGACCATTGAAGTCAATCAAGCAGAATATTTGGTCAGGGGCTTGGGGTATGTCAAAAATACGGAAGACATAGAAAAGGCCGTGGTTGCCGTATTTGACAATGTCCCGGTTCGGATCAAGGATATTGGGGTGGTCAGCTTGGGACCGGCCACACGAAGGGGCGTGCTAGATAAAGGGGGCGCCGAAGTGGTAGGTGGCGTAGTGGTCGCCCGTTATGGTTCCAATCCCTTGGCGGTCATCAATAATGTGAAGGACAAGATCAAGGAAATCGCACCCGGATTGCCCAAGAAGACATTGGCCAATGGTGTGGTAAGCCAATTGACCGTGATCCCATTTTATGACCGGACACAGCTCATCCACGAGACCATAGGCACTTTGGAAAATGCCCTGTCGCACGAAATACTGATCAGCATCATCGTTGTACTGGTACTTGTCCTCAACTTGAGGGCCTCTGTGATCATATCCAGTCTATTGCCCGTCGGGGTACTAATGACCTTTATTGTCATGCAATATGCCGGGGTAGATGCCAATGTGGTCGCGCTTTCCGGAATAGCCATTGCCATAGGGGTGATGGTGGACGTGGGGATCGTGTTCGTCGAGAACATTATCCGACATTTGGAAATGCCCGAGAACCATGGTGCCAAGGGCAAGGAACTCATTCAGGTAATATATAGGGCCACCGTGGAAGTGGCCTCGGCAATTACCACGGCATTGGCGACCACTGTCGTGAGCTTTGTGCCTGTCTTTGCCATGCAATCGGCAGAAGGGAAGTTGTTTAGACCCCTGGCCTTTACCAAGACCTTCGCCCTGTTGAGCGCCTTTGTACTGGGAATCGTTGTACTGCCTGCCTTGGCCCATTTTGTACTGGGGGTGGATTATGACAAGAAACGGGTGCGACGATTTTGGTCCATTCTATTGATATCCACCGGGCTTATCTTTGCATTCTATGCCCAGATGTGGTTGCCATTGGTCATTTCACTCATTGGGTTGAACAATTTGATGGAACCCAAATGGCCGGAGCACTATAAATCGTTTCCCAACTATATCAATTTGGGATTGACCGTTTTTATCGCCTCGTTCTTCTTGACCGAGGAATGGATGCCCTTGGGACCCCAAAACGGTATTGTGGTCAACTACTTTTTTGTGTTGTTTCTAGTGGGCATTATCCTGGCCGCTTTGATGGGAATCGTACATTTCTATACACCGGTCCTAAAGTGGTGTCTGGAAAACAAGGGAAAGTTCATGCTCATCCCATTCGTGACCCTGTTTTTTGGGGTATTGGTTTGGCTGGGGTTCGATAGCACCTTTGGAATCGTGGCCAAAGGCTTTGAATCGGTAGGTTGGAAAAGTGTCAGACAGACCTCGGGATGGCAGGCAGCTTCCAAGAGATTCCCGGGAATAGGATCCGAGTTCATGCCATCACTCAATGAAGGTTCGTTCCTGTTGATGCCGACATCCATGCCGCATTCAGGGGTGGAATACAACAAAAGGGTGGTTGGACAGTTGGATATGCTCTTGGGAAGCATACCCGAAGTGGACTTGGTTGTCGGTAAACTCGGTCGCGTTGAATCCGCACTGGACCCTGCACCCATTTCCATGTATGAGAACATCATCAACTATAAACCTGAATTCATTGTGAATGAAGACGGACATAGGGTCCGTTATAAAGTAGATCGAAAAGATAGGTTCATTACCCAGCATAAAGACACTTTGACCAATGAGGAGGCCTTGCAGCGAGGGATTGCCGAGAAGGACCTGATCGTGGATGAGGACGGTGAGTTTTTCCGAAACTGGAGGCCCCATATCAAATCCCCCAACGATATCTGGGATGAGATCGTAAAGGTCACCAAAATCCCGGGCATAACCTCTGCTCCCAAATTACAGCCCATTGAAACCCGGTTGGTGATGCTGCAGACCGGAATGCGCGCTCCCATGGGGATCAAGGTTTTTGGACCCGATCTGAAGACCATCGAGGATTTTGGGATGCAATTGGAAGGTATCTTGAAGGAAGTGCCCTCGGTCAAGGCAGAAGCCGCATTCGCCGATAGAATAGTCGGCAAACCTTATTTGCACCTCAATATCAACAGGGACGGGATATCCCGATATGGTTTGAACATTGAAGATGTGCAGCAAAGCATCGAAACAGCGATCGGTGGGATGAAAATCACCTCCACCGTTGAGGGTAGGGAACGTTTTCCCGTGCGGGTGCGCTACCCGAGGGAATTGAGGGACGACCCGGAATCGTTGAAGAAAATTTTGATTCCCACACCGGTAGGGGCGCAAATTCCCTTATCCCAAGTGGTGGATTTTGAATATGTCCGCGGGCCTCAGGCCATCAAGAGCGAAAACACCTTTTTGGTGGGCTATGTGCTTTTTGATAAACGGGACGGTTTTGCGGAAGTCGATGTGGTGAACGATGCCCAGGAAGCCATCCAGAAAAAAATCGATGCAGGGGAATTAACGGTTCCCGCCGGAATAAGCTATAAGTTTTCTGGGAGTTATGAGAACCAAATCAGGGCAGTGAAAAGACTGTCCATTGTCATACCGATCAGTTTGATCGTGATTTTCTTGCTCCTGTTTTTTCAGTTCAAGACGGTCATCGCATCCTCCATCCATTTTTCAGGCGTTTTTGTTGCTTTTGCGGGAGGTTTCATAATGCTCTGGCTCTATGGTCAGGATTGGTTCATGAATTTTGCCATTGCAGGGGTCAACATGCGCGATCTGTTCCAAATGCACACGATCAACTTAAGCGTTGCGGTTTGGGTAGGATTTATCGCGCTTTTCGGTATTGCCACCGATGATGGTGTCATCATGGGTACGTACATCCACCAGGTTTTCGAGGAAAAGAACCCTCAAACCGTACCGGATGTGAGAGCGGCAGTTTTGGAGGCCGGGAAAAAAAGGGTGCGTCCCGCCATGATGACGGCAGCGGTGGCCATTATCGCCCTTTTACCAATACTCACCTCGACCGGAAAAGGGGCCGACATTATGATTCCCATGGCCATCCCGACTTTTGGGGGAATGACCATACAGATCATGACCATGTTCGTGGTCCCGGTACTCCAAGCCTATTGGAGGGAAACAGTCATTAAAAATCGCAACAAAGCATTGAAAAAAATACAGTAA
- a CDS encoding HYC_CC_PP family protein: MALNVLASTFSFAVGQHYCGEDLVDFSFFGKAESCGMDVQQASDSHEHNLQKNGCCEDETLSVLGQEDLLLSVENVSIGEHQFLIAFTYSYINLFEGSQENIVPVVHYPPPLLVKDIQILDQTFLI, from the coding sequence ATGGCACTGAATGTGCTGGCCTCCACATTTTCCTTTGCGGTGGGGCAACACTATTGTGGTGAGGATCTTGTTGATTTTTCCTTCTTCGGTAAAGCGGAATCCTGTGGAATGGATGTGCAACAAGCTTCCGATTCGCATGAACATAATCTGCAAAAAAATGGATGCTGTGAAGATGAGACACTTTCTGTCCTCGGGCAGGAAGATCTTCTACTTTCAGTTGAAAATGTAAGTATAGGGGAGCATCAGTTCCTAATTGCCTTCACCTACAGTTACATCAATCTTTTTGAGGGATCACAGGAAAATATAGTTCCTGTCGTACATTACCCTCCGCCCCTTTTGGTCAAGGATATTCAGATTCTTGATCAAACTTTCCTTATTTAA
- a CDS encoding HYC_CC_PP family protein, translated as MKQTISKILSLFLACSVLVSTTSFASNAHFCCNKLVSFSVTGKAKPCDQKLQNPKSPLRKCSLEQKNCCSTATYANFGKNDLMVRSFDLDFDTLLVPYTSIFYHTDSFGGLQESIVPFKDYIPPWVERNLPILHRTLLI; from the coding sequence GTGAAGCAAACCATATCGAAAATATTATCCCTGTTTCTAGCCTGTTCCGTATTGGTCAGTACGACTTCCTTTGCTTCCAACGCCCATTTTTGTTGTAACAAATTGGTCAGTTTTTCCGTGACAGGAAAGGCAAAACCCTGCGACCAAAAGCTTCAAAACCCCAAAAGCCCCTTAAGGAAGTGTTCTTTGGAGCAAAAGAATTGCTGTAGCACGGCTACTTATGCCAATTTCGGCAAGAATGACCTGATGGTTCGATCTTTTGACCTTGATTTCGATACACTCTTAGTTCCATATACCTCCATTTTTTACCATACCGATAGCTTTGGTGGGCTACAGGAAAGCATTGTTCCTTTTAAAGACTATATCCCCCCTTGGGTCGAACGAAACCTCCCTATCCTCCACAGGACTTTATTGATTTGA
- a CDS encoding phosphoribosylpyrophosphate synthetase: protein MKNYDTLSEAISDLQAKGYTYDFNLKPHCLECASLKIEIRPEDFKVDQTHRFEGMSSTDDNSVLYAISSKDGIRGILVDAYGVYAENISEKMRKKLR, encoded by the coding sequence ATGAAAAATTATGATACCCTTTCAGAAGCCATATCCGATTTACAGGCAAAGGGCTATACCTATGATTTTAATCTCAAGCCCCATTGTCTGGAATGCGCTTCCCTTAAAATCGAAATTCGACCGGAGGACTTTAAGGTCGACCAGACCCATCGTTTTGAGGGGATGAGCAGCACCGATGACAACAGCGTGCTGTACGCCATATCCTCCAAGGATGGCATTAGGGGCATCCTGGTGGATGCCTATGGCGTCTATGCCGAAAACATTTCTGAAAAAATGAGAAAAAAATTACGATAA
- a CDS encoding copper-translocating P-type ATPase, translated as MMEKHQHHDHSRMNHDKTDHSKMDHGPGGHSGHNPAHGQMGHDHHKMMIADFRKRFWTTLVLTIPILFLSPMIQDFFGYEYLLPGNPYFLFGLSTIVYFYGGWPFLKGFWSEIKQGAPGMMTLISMAISVAYFYSTATVFGLKGQDFFWELSTLIAIMLLGHWIEMKSVLGASKALQLLVSMMPAEAHRVKGETIEDIPLEAVLKDDIILVKPGEKVPADGTIVEGSSYLNESMLTGESKPVKKEEKDKVIGGSVNGNSTLKIKVEHTGKDSYLNKVITMVEEAQKTKSKMQNLSDRAAKWLTYIALAIGFGTLAVWLALGFPFVYALERMVTVMVIACPHALGLAIPLVVAISTAVSAQNGLLIRNRTAFEESRKISALLFDKTGTLTKGDFGVTRIQSVDDNYSPDEVLRLASALEQSSEHPIAVGIIKRAQEEKVTIPNPSNFHAITGKGVEATVEDKPVKVVSPGFLRDNNIPIPKDAYSDAAETVVFVLIEEKLAGYIALADEIRSESQEAIQVFKKNDIKVLMATGDNEKTARAVSEKLGLDGYYAEVLPHQKVEIVEELQRKGEFVAMTGDGVNDAPALAKANVGIAVGSGTDVAAETADIILVNSNPKDIANLILFGKATYNKMIQNLIWATAYNVVAIPLAAGVLYSSGFVMGPAVGAVFMSLSTIIVAINAQLLKRKIGSNQIKG; from the coding sequence ATGATGGAAAAGCACCAACACCACGACCATTCACGGATGAACCACGATAAGACCGACCACTCCAAAATGGACCATGGCCCTGGGGGCCATTCTGGGCACAACCCCGCACATGGCCAAATGGGTCATGACCACCACAAAATGATGATCGCCGACTTTCGAAAGCGATTTTGGACAACACTGGTACTCACCATACCCATTTTGTTCCTATCGCCCATGATCCAGGATTTTTTTGGGTATGAATACCTGCTTCCCGGTAACCCTTACTTTCTTTTCGGGCTTTCCACCATTGTATATTTCTATGGGGGATGGCCTTTTTTGAAAGGTTTTTGGTCAGAAATAAAACAGGGTGCACCGGGAATGATGACCTTGATCTCCATGGCCATTTCCGTAGCCTATTTCTATAGCACGGCCACCGTATTCGGACTGAAGGGCCAAGACTTTTTCTGGGAACTGTCCACCCTTATCGCCATCATGCTACTCGGGCATTGGATAGAGATGAAGAGCGTCCTTGGTGCCTCAAAAGCCTTACAGTTGTTGGTCAGCATGATGCCTGCCGAAGCACACCGTGTCAAAGGGGAAACCATAGAGGACATACCGTTGGAAGCGGTATTGAAAGATGACATCATACTGGTCAAGCCGGGGGAAAAGGTCCCAGCCGACGGTACCATCGTCGAAGGCAGCAGTTACCTGAACGAATCCATGCTCACGGGGGAATCGAAACCTGTAAAGAAAGAGGAAAAGGACAAGGTGATCGGCGGTTCTGTCAATGGCAACAGCACCTTAAAGATCAAAGTGGAGCACACGGGCAAGGATAGTTACCTCAACAAAGTGATCACGATGGTGGAAGAGGCCCAAAAGACCAAGTCCAAAATGCAGAACCTTTCCGATAGGGCCGCCAAATGGTTGACCTATATCGCCTTGGCCATTGGTTTTGGGACCCTGGCGGTATGGTTGGCCCTGGGTTTCCCCTTTGTTTATGCCCTGGAACGCATGGTGACCGTTATGGTCATTGCCTGTCCCCATGCCCTGGGTCTTGCCATCCCTTTGGTGGTGGCCATTTCCACCGCGGTATCCGCCCAAAACGGCCTATTGATCCGCAACAGGACCGCCTTTGAGGAATCCCGGAAGATATCGGCCTTGTTATTTGATAAAACGGGGACCCTGACCAAAGGTGATTTTGGCGTTACCCGAATCCAATCGGTCGATGACAACTATTCCCCGGATGAAGTCCTTCGCCTGGCAAGTGCCTTGGAACAAAGCTCGGAACACCCCATTGCCGTGGGTATCATCAAAAGGGCCCAAGAGGAAAAGGTCACCATTCCCAATCCCTCGAACTTTCATGCGATCACTGGAAAAGGGGTCGAGGCAACCGTGGAGGACAAACCGGTAAAAGTGGTCAGTCCCGGTTTTTTAAGGGACAACAACATTCCCATTCCCAAAGACGCCTATAGCGATGCCGCCGAAACCGTGGTATTTGTGTTGATCGAGGAAAAACTGGCCGGATACATTGCACTGGCCGATGAGATACGATCGGAATCCCAAGAGGCCATCCAAGTATTCAAGAAGAACGACATCAAGGTATTGATGGCCACTGGGGACAATGAAAAAACGGCCAGGGCCGTTAGCGAAAAACTCGGTTTGGATGGCTACTATGCCGAAGTGTTGCCCCACCAAAAAGTGGAAATAGTGGAAGAACTCCAACGTAAGGGCGAGTTCGTGGCCATGACCGGGGACGGTGTGAACGATGCCCCGGCCCTTGCAAAGGCCAATGTGGGCATTGCCGTTGGTTCCGGTACAGACGTTGCGGCGGAAACCGCCGACATCATCTTAGTCAACAGTAACCCCAAGGATATTGCCAATCTCATCCTGTTCGGCAAGGCCACCTACAACAAAATGATCCAGAACCTGATTTGGGCAACGGCCTACAATGTGGTCGCCATTCCGTTGGCCGCCGGTGTACTGTATTCCTCAGGGTTTGTCATGGGCCCTGCCGTCGGTGCTGTGTTCATGAGCCTGAGCACCATCATTGTGGCCATCAATGCGCAGTTGTTAAAACGTAAGATAGGAAGTAATCAGATCAAAGGATGA
- a CDS encoding DUF4138 domain-containing protein — MKTLNVIIAVMLMAYGHTVSGQKALDTIRANSQMNVALFFSSPIKQAITGNTKAIFTYNREEAQYFGLLQSTANTITNLLVVTMDGQAYEFKVAYRENVAQTHFFVDKAHSIGPVQQLPGKKGDSLASHTARFPLLSGLPSSDGNGALASVRRKGIRLRLKRLVYRNAQVFMVVEVRNRSGIDFEVGTLEALRINGSLKRRSSYQETKLEPHYIFERPKIIKTGTSQGFVLVLPKFILSPKEHLRLILLESRGSRRLELNY, encoded by the coding sequence ATGAAAACACTAAACGTCATCATTGCAGTAATGCTAATGGCCTATGGACACACCGTGTCGGGCCAAAAGGCCCTGGATACCATCCGTGCCAATTCACAAATGAACGTGGCCCTTTTTTTTTCCAGTCCCATCAAACAGGCTATAACGGGAAACACTAAAGCGATCTTTACCTATAACCGGGAAGAAGCTCAATATTTTGGGCTATTGCAGTCCACAGCCAACACCATTACCAACCTTTTGGTGGTCACCATGGACGGACAAGCATATGAATTTAAGGTGGCCTATAGGGAAAACGTTGCCCAAACCCATTTTTTTGTGGACAAGGCGCATAGCATTGGTCCAGTACAGCAATTACCTGGTAAAAAAGGGGATTCCTTGGCTTCCCACACAGCTCGATTTCCTCTTTTAAGTGGATTGCCATCAAGTGATGGAAATGGTGCCTTGGCATCGGTACGAAGAAAGGGAATCCGATTGCGGTTGAAAAGGTTGGTCTACCGAAACGCTCAAGTATTTATGGTCGTAGAGGTGCGCAACCGATCAGGCATTGATTTTGAAGTAGGCACCCTTGAGGCCCTAAGGATAAATGGCAGCTTGAAACGGAGATCCTCGTATCAAGAAACCAAGTTGGAACCCCATTATATCTTTGAACGGCCCAAAATCATTAAAACCGGGACTTCCCAAGGATTTGTACTTGTGCTACCCAAATTTATCCTTTCCCCTAAGGAGCATCTAAGACTGATTCTCTTGGAAAGCCGTGGAAGCAGAAGGTTGGAGCTCAACTATTGA
- the traM gene encoding conjugative transposon protein TraM — translation MKTQKNKIVFVLVLVCMVLFITIYSIVTFGKPKKESLDVGRIPMPDLEDTSVEFESKLEAVEAIKVEKQSTAPQVYPDHMVDDKGYFNPNYMEYEKQRIIDSVFDTNVFTAKKVSVSDVDEMPQLEVVKKVREDDQNMAIGSPRTETDLGLAHQLFFASNPKRNRPDGNLPTAAAAKVYVDGDQTLRDGQRLDLRLTHDYVVDGNRVPGGTRLYGFVKIRPNRVMVELTRLGTTLMDMQAYDAQDGQEGIYVKNHLRGEVVDRSLEEGLGEINVPGVPQFNGIKRIFQRDQRTVKVQISDHYQFFLIPRS, via the coding sequence ATGAAAACACAGAAGAATAAAATAGTTTTTGTTCTGGTACTGGTATGTATGGTACTCTTTATCACCATATATAGTATCGTCACTTTTGGAAAGCCAAAAAAGGAAAGCCTTGATGTGGGAAGGATCCCCATGCCGGATCTGGAGGACACTTCAGTGGAATTTGAATCCAAACTGGAAGCCGTGGAAGCCATCAAGGTGGAAAAACAATCCACGGCACCCCAAGTATATCCCGACCACATGGTGGATGATAAAGGGTATTTCAATCCAAATTATATGGAATATGAAAAGCAGCGGATCATAGACAGTGTCTTTGATACCAATGTCTTTACTGCGAAAAAAGTTTCTGTATCGGATGTAGATGAAATGCCCCAGTTGGAGGTTGTAAAAAAGGTAAGGGAAGATGACCAAAACATGGCAATAGGTTCCCCAAGGACGGAAACGGATCTGGGACTTGCACATCAACTGTTCTTTGCCTCCAATCCAAAAAGGAACCGTCCCGATGGAAATTTACCAACTGCCGCTGCGGCCAAGGTGTATGTGGATGGAGATCAAACCCTTCGGGACGGACAACGTTTGGACTTGCGACTCACACATGACTATGTTGTGGATGGAAACAGAGTGCCAGGAGGTACCCGCCTCTATGGCTTTGTAAAGATAAGGCCCAACCGGGTGATGGTGGAACTTACCCGATTGGGGACAACCCTTATGGATATGCAAGCCTATGATGCCCAGGATGGACAGGAAGGGATTTATGTGAAGAACCATCTGCGAGGTGAAGTGGTGGATCGGTCTTTGGAAGAGGGCCTTGGAGAGATCAATGTGCCGGGTGTGCCCCAGTTCAATGGGATCAAACGCATATTTCAGCGCGATCAACGTACCGTTAAGGTTCAGATTTCCGATCATTATCAATTCTTCTTAATACCTAGATCATGA
- a CDS encoding conjugal transfer protein TraK: MKTPFKSIVHVLRLNRFVVLAVVIASGLVCMVAMVLVGRIYRESLNGAFVVNGEGEVIPLSWAEQRDHLEVEALAHLEQFHRWFYGVDAGSYEKNMERALWLGNASVGAVYQQKKADGFYNRLLQYSLVQEVIRIDAELDWDGTSFAFRSQLHIRINRGTVTDTYELVTSGHLIQVERNFPHNPHGLLITDFFENSLRKLETHENTEE, translated from the coding sequence ATGAAAACACCTTTTAAAAGTATTGTTCATGTGCTGCGGCTCAACCGTTTTGTGGTTCTTGCCGTGGTTATCGCCTCGGGTTTGGTCTGTATGGTTGCTATGGTCCTAGTGGGCAGGATATACCGTGAATCGTTGAACGGGGCCTTCGTGGTCAATGGGGAAGGGGAGGTCATACCGCTTTCCTGGGCCGAACAACGAGATCATCTGGAAGTGGAGGCCCTGGCCCATTTGGAACAGTTTCATAGGTGGTTTTATGGGGTGGATGCCGGCAGTTATGAGAAGAACATGGAGAGGGCCCTTTGGTTGGGTAATGCCTCCGTGGGTGCTGTCTACCAACAGAAAAAGGCAGACGGTTTCTATAACCGGTTGTTGCAATATTCCCTTGTGCAAGAGGTCATCAGAATCGATGCAGAGCTGGATTGGGATGGGACTTCCTTTGCCTTTAGGTCCCAATTGCATATACGGATCAATCGGGGAACCGTCACCGATACCTATGAACTGGTGACCTCGGGACATCTGATCCAAGTGGAACGGAATTTCCCCCATAATCCACATGGATTGTTGATCACTGATTTTTTTGAAAACTCACTTCGTAAACTTGAAACTCATGAAAACACAGAAGAATAA
- a CDS encoding conjugal transfer protein, which produces MRIDWKQTLWKNPRLWILALSLALLLPAGAACQGMPVYDNTNFISMTKSLLESAKQTTELLKTVEFLKEQKDNIVKVNNTIKQLKAVRELARNNEILFRTVQNDLRDILNSPYIKAGEVEQVSRAFEQIMDTAIDDLDFVNQILSSDFLKMTDAERTAILMEKKVQSQEMVAELEVKTRRYREIISFRRMQDIINNRETEY; this is translated from the coding sequence ATGAGAATAGATTGGAAACAAACCTTATGGAAAAATCCCCGGTTATGGATCTTAGCGCTGTCCTTGGCCCTGTTATTGCCCGCAGGCGCTGCCTGCCAAGGGATGCCGGTGTATGACAATACGAACTTTATCAGTATGACCAAATCCCTGTTGGAATCGGCCAAGCAGACCACGGAACTGTTGAAGACCGTGGAGTTTTTGAAAGAGCAGAAAGACAATATTGTCAAGGTCAACAATACCATCAAGCAATTGAAGGCGGTGCGGGAACTCGCACGGAACAACGAGATTTTGTTTCGAACGGTACAGAACGATCTTCGAGATATTCTGAACTCACCCTATATCAAGGCAGGGGAGGTGGAACAGGTATCCAGAGCCTTTGAGCAGATCATGGATACGGCCATCGATGATCTGGATTTTGTGAACCAGATTTTGTCCAGTGATTTTTTGAAAATGACCGATGCGGAGCGCACGGCCATTTTGATGGAAAAAAAAGTGCAGTCCCAGGAAATGGTGGCCGAGTTGGAGGTCAAGACCCGACGCTATCGGGAGATCATTTCCTTTCGGAGGATGCAGGACATCATCAATAATCGGGAAACGGAATACTGA